CTATTTCTGCCTGCTGACCAGAAGATAAATCATTCCTGAGGCAGCAGCTTTAAAATCTGGGAAAGCATATAGCTTTGAGAGCTGACAGGTCTTACAGGTTGCTTGTTAATGGGACATGTAGAGGGGAAGGCAAATATGGAAGCTAGATGATTTGATCCTTGCCAGAGTTCAAAGCCCTACACAGCAAGATATTCTAGCCAAACTCTTAAGCTTGATGGCAAGGCACGGCTGAAAGAGGCGTTGGCCAACATAACACATTTCTGATCATTGCACACAGTAATATGATAGAAAGTGCTACTATCCAAACGAGACACTAAAATGTGCTCTTTATTTAACAAGATTAAGTTTCCAAGGAGAATCAAGGCAACTGTGTCATTCTGAAGGACCAGATGAAACCCCATTAAGTTAGAGTTGTTATCAGGAAAATCTCTTAGACTTTCCATATTGTATCTTCTGTTTATTTAATATTGTATGCCATGGTTGCCAGCCACTGTATGAAACCATATCCTATTTATGTTACTTTGGTCTACAGCCAGAAGAGTACTTGCAAGTTCTATTTCCATAGCTGTTGACCAAGTGATAAatctaaaaaggaaataaagaaatcagaTGCATGCTGGCTTGTAAGTCATAGAAAATGCTTTTGCTAATTCTTAAATTCACTACCCCAAAGCAGATAATCCTGTTTTCCTCTTGAAGTATTTGAAAGGATACAGAaagtcaaaataaattaataatataacATTATATACTTATTTGATAACACAAAAGTTTACAGGGATTTTTGGCAAATATGGAAAAATTATCCCAGATTGTTAAACACTTTAGCTATTTCAATTATTTAAATTACTAGAATATCAGTGATTGTGTCATCTCACATATGAGGAAGTGACATTTTAAGGGTTTAACAAAGCTGCATTTGACACGAAGGTAACTTCATTGAAGGGAATAAAAAACGGAGACAATAGGTTAATCATCATTATCGTCATCATCACAGTTCAAGAAGTGGTTGTCCTGATGAGAACTCAACTTACACAAGTATTAACATTGCCACCAGCAAAAGCAGCATATTGTAGGAAGGAAGGGCTGGAGGAAAAAGGTAGGAGAAAATCATGGAAAAGACAAGAGGTAAAACATGATATCAATAAGCATTAAATCAATAGGCAAACAAGTTTCATCTGTGATAACCTGACTCACTTTACTGCGACAAGTGTTTATTTATGTGTCTCTGACCTAGCTCTCCCCCTGGAAACCAAGAATTGTTAGAGAGACTGCTGGTCTACTAAGATAAacagtgaaatggaaaaaaaaaaagaataacacagatttttttttttttctttttcttgtttctgaccagagcactgctcagctctgtttcatggtggtgctggggactgaacctgagacctgagtctcaggcatgactgtcttttgcataatcactatgctgtttcTCTGGCCCCACAACACAGATTTCCATAATCTTAGTTTTAAAAAAGGTTACTACAAAAATGTTGGTAGTTATTCAAATTCACTTAAAATTTAACACTTCTTACTTTCCCAAGATACTTTGCGATCTGACAGTTCCTAAAGGAAAGCCTAGGCCTGAAATTAATCAAACTTGGCTCCTATATAAGGACGGGTTGGAGGCAGGACTTTCCTGCAAAGGAGAACTTGAAAAGAAATACTACAAAATACTAGCAGCCTCTTGAGCAATGAGTTCACCTCTGTTGTTCCATGTAGTGGAACGGCTGGCTCTCTCTCAAGAGAGACACGTGCAAAAGAAGGTGTATACATCTCTTGAGACACATTCCCTTTTTAATGGATCTCTCTCAAGTGTAAAGTAAGCTGTCAATGTGTGACTTGCCATCACTTTTCTGACTCTTGCCTCAAATTCACTATACTTGCCTTTAGCATCTGAGACAGTGGGCATGACAGCCTTCTATCAAGGCATGCGGCGTAGATGCTAAAGCACCAATCTTACATGGTAGGAACCACGTTAAAAATTATTGGGTCAAGTGGCAGAGTCTCTCTAACTAAGAAAGATTTAGCTGAATACTGTACTTCTGTCATAATCACTACGGTATGAAGTTATTCGTTCTTTCTTAAAAACTAAATTCCATCTTCCCTGAGAATAGGGTGAAGAGAAACATCAAAACTCTGAATGCCAAGGACCATTTAAAAGACAACACAATGGATGTCCAAATGGATCCTATCATGTGTTGTTTGATTCTAAATGCTTTCCATTGCTCCAGATTTTAGTCTCACCTCCCTCCGGGCACTAGGAATACAGGTGGAGATGGGCAAGGCGAGACGAGAGACTGAGGAAGTGAGCAATTGTCAGGTCCGACTTTTCTCACTGGATGGCAAGCAGTCAAAGAGGCTGGAATCCCAATATTTAGTGCTGGTGTCCCACTGACAGAATAAGTGGAATGAGACAACCTAGGACCAGGGCTGCCACCTCCAAGCGGCTGAGGCCTTTCCCTCCAGCAGGGTCAGTTTTGTGGCTGTGCCCTATTCCGCCCACCTCAGGGAGGACGTGTACTGTGGCAACATACAGAAATGTCCCAGCAGAGAAAAGCATGGCCACTCCAGTGGCATTGACTTCTGAAAGGGCTTCTTTACTGCTCTgcaagttgagagagaagaagaaaaagtcaaATAATGTTCAGGGTCAGAAAGAAGTTTCAATAAAAAGCATtcactagggagttgggtggtagcgcagcagtttaagtgcaggtggcacaaagcgcaaggaccggcataaggatcctggttcgaacgcctggctcccccacctgcaggggaatcgtttcacaggcagtgaagcaggtgtgcaagtatctatctttctctccccctctctgtcttcccctcctctctccatttctctctgtcctatccaacaacgacaacatcaataacaatagtaataactacaacaataaaacaagggcaacaaaagggaataaataaataaatattaaaaaaagacagcATTCACTATTCACAACTCGCTAAGACACTGGggaactctttattttttttagattatttattattgggtagagacagagagaagttgagagagggaggagacagagacacctgtagcactacttcatctcttgtgaagctttccccttgcaagtggggaacaggggcatgaacccaggtccttgggcactgtaatgtgagtgcttaaccaggtgcgccaccacctagctccggTACTGGGGAAGTCTTAAGAGCAGAGAATTTATTCCAATTTATGAGATTCTCCCAAATAAGGATTTAAGATCATtagaaactggggccaggtggtagtacacctagttgagcaaacAAGTTACTATgtctgaggacctgagttcaagtccccagtccccacctgctgtgggggaCCTTAATAAGTGGCTAAGCaggacagatctctctctctgtgtgtgtgtgtgtgaataacaaagaaaaaaggggggaagtatacaattggtttttttaaaaaaaaatttattatccctatttatttgatatagacagccagatatcaagagaggaggggaagatagagaggaagagaaacagagacacctgcagcactgcttcaccactcatgaaactttccccctgcaggtggggactgggggcttgaacctgggtccttatacattacaatacatgcgctcaaccaggtgtgccaccacctggcccctacaactGTTTTTTCAAACAAACTTCAAACCTGGTTTggcctgtattattattatttttaattaatttatttattatttattcccttttgttgccattgttgtagttatgattgatgtcgttcctgttgcataggacagagagaaattgagagaggaggggaagacagagagggggagagaaagatagacacctgcagacctgcttcaccgcttgtgaagcgactcctctgaaggtggggagctgggggaacttgaaccaggattcttatactggtccttgcgctttgcaccacctgtgcttaacctgctgcgctaccgcccaactccctggcctGTATTATCCTTAAGATGGAATAGGATTACAAATGCAGACATTAAAGTTCACATATTTACTCACTTAATCTACCAGAACCTAACAAAAATTTCCTGTACACTTGGTTCTAGGCTGATGCTCGAGATGCACTGGTAGTCATGATGCAGTACCTACTCTCACAGTTAGAACAGATTTTATAAACTCATCCAGATTATttccaaaatttttttattaaaaaaaacagagccGTGAACTaagataattaattaaaaatttgagAAAAGCACATTCAGAAATGTAATATCATGCTACCAGCATTATTGGTACCTTGTCAAAAGTTCTAAAAATTTATATTGAGCAACAATGTAGTATgtagtgttatctttatttatttattgaatagagacagccagaaagcaagaaggaagcaagggatagaggagacagagagacactgcttcaccatttgcaaagctttcccactgcaggtggggaccagggggctcaaactcaggtccttgtgccttgtaacatgagtggtcaaccaggtgcgccaccacccggccccatgcaacaatgcagtttttaaaatgaacaaatatCAGGGCATAGGGGAGGGATCAGGTCTTAGAatgtgatggcagaagaggacctagagggggttgaattgttatgtggaaaactgagaaatgttacacacatacaaactactgtattttactgttggctataaaccattaatcacccccaataaagaaataaattaaattaaataaaaaaaaacaaaacaaaaaacaagtatggcacagggtagatagcataatggttatgcaaacagactcttatgcctgaggctccaaagtcgcaggttcaatcccctgtcactatacgccagagctgaacagtgttctggttaaaacaacaacaacaacaaagtaaaagtaaaatgaGCAAATATGTTACTCACTGACTGAAAGATAAGGCTCTTCAGGTATCAGATGGGGTTTATAGCAATCCACGTGCTAATAATGCAGCTTAATAAATCCCTTACTAGCAGGAACTGATCTACTTTTGAACCACAGCATTACTCCTTTTAGAAGAAGTTTACTGTTTCAAATATGAACTGGATGATGCTCAGAAGAACCAGACTTCAAAGAGATTATGGGATAAAGCACTTCCCATGAACTAGATCAGAGTTAGTTTGCTTCTAAGATCTTCCTCCAATTGTCTGCAAACTGGCAATTGTGTAAAATTGGGAATGGTTTTTGCTAAGAACTGCAGTCCTTGGGCAGGGATTTgggcagatagcacaatggttatgcagaaagactctcatgcctgacgctctgaagtcccaggctcaatctcctgcaccaccatcagccagagctgagcagtgctctggtgagaaaaaaaaaaagaattgtagtcCTCTTAGGCAGAATTAAAAGATATgatatggtggtccgggaggtggtgtagtggataaggcattggactctcaagcatgaggtcctaaattcaatccccagcagcacatgtaccagagtaatgtctggttctttctctctctctcctatcatttctcatgaatcaataagtaaaatatacaaTCCAACCTGAAGAGTGGGGAAGGCTATGAGCTGACAAATGACATATACCACTGCAAATCTCAAGCTATGCTCAGTGCAATGATAAAGAACTGGATATCTGGCAATGGAAATGTAGAGGAATAGAAAATAATATCAAAATTTGGAGATAACATCTCTGTTAACATTTTATATGCATTCGAGTTGATTTTTTCACCCATTTAAACTATGTGAAAATATCCCATATACAAATGGTATATcatatacttttaaatttataatatGCACATACACCTCCATAGATAGGTATATATATTACCGACAATAATACattccagataatacttttacaATAAtacttttcccctagtttatctCATACTTCTGAAATCATAATGTTCATTGTGTTGGCATAATAAAATGTGTTGTGTTATTCTCcaaaaaaaagaactggatatttaggaggccaggtggtggtgtacctggttgagcgcacacactatcatgcacaagggcccaagtttaagccccagtctgcacctgcaggggaagcttcatgagccacgaagcagtgctgtaggtgcctctctctttctccatctctgtcactctttcccctttcagtttctctgttctatcaagataATTGGATATTTCATATTCAGCAACATGAAAGTTGAGAACAGTAGAATCTGATCAGTCTTAGTGTGATACAGACAGCTTTGTACATGTCCTCCTAAAGACTCCTCAATGGTTTTGTTATTCTTGGTCATATGCCTACTTAGACATTATGTACTATTAAGATTTATTAtatacctatcaaataaaattggtaTCTCTGGCTAGGTCTAAGCTATATACcattattactttaaaaattttttactttttattgccatcagtgttatcatGCAgtgacaaatctactgctcctggctgccctcCCCCCCCGCCTTTCttgcctctcctttttttttttccttctttctttttaatagagacagagaaatcgagaagggggagatagagaaggagagattaaGGGAGatagctgcagtactgctcctctactcctgaagctccccgcttaggtgggggctggggccttatCCCAGGTCTTCATACACAGTACTCTGTGTACACTCCACCAGGCATGTAATTGCCCAACTCTCAAGGCATATACTTTAAAGGTAAAGTACAACCACGTACTTGTGCAATTTTGGGAACTGATGTAGAGAGAGATTAGAATTAAATAAGGAAATGCTCTAATTTATAATGAGGATAGACTGACTTCAAATGAAAACATTCACTCTGTATGGACTGTCAGTCCTCATTTTATCTGTAATTTGAAGGAGCAATTTAATTGAAAATTCAACATAAGAGACAACAAATTCGAACAGATCACAAAAGAATCAGACAACTGTCTGGAGGAGGTAGGAATAACTCAGACTTACCTTACTTAGTCCCAAATACGTCATCATGGACATAGCTGGTGCTGCCAATGCGAAGACCAGTAAGTGCTTTCTGATGCGGTTCCGCTCCAGGCCAGCGTGCATTAAGAAAGACACCAACCCAAAAGCCGCTGGTGCCTGTAAAAGAATTAGTCCTAATTACTAACCTACAAGTATGAATTTCTTCTATATTACAAGTATATGTGGATGGAGGGTAGACAGACTcatatgcctcaggctccaaggtgccaggttcaatcccctgcaccaccatcagccagagctaaacagttctggcaaaaaaaaaaaaaaagtatgtatatgTCACTTAACTGACTTCTTATgcataaaaagagaaacagagaggaatagagacagagagacacctgcagcactgcttcaccactcacgaagctttccctctataggtgtgGAGGGGGTACAAGTACCTTCTAAGAATTTTAtgttctaagtgcaaggactagagtaaggatcctggttcgaggggggttgcccacctgcaggggagtcgcttcataggtggtgaagcaagtctgcaggtgtctatccttctctccccctctcggttttcccctcctctctccatttctctctgtcctatctaacaacgacgacatcaataacgacaactacaacaacaataaaaaacaagggcaacaaaagggaaaataaatacaataataataataaataattttatgttCTAAGCTAGGaatacatatgtgtatgtgtgtgcgtgtgtcttaAACAGTAGGGGAAAAGAAATGGTTTAGAAAAAAGTAtaagctgtggtccgggaggtggtgcagtgataaagcattggactctcaagcatgaggtcctgagttcaattcccggcagcacatgtaccagagtgatgtctggctcttcctctctcctcctgtgtttctcattaataaataaattaattaattaataaataaaatcttttttaaaagtatgagcTAATGAAGTAAAATATAAACACAAATTACTATgaaatatattgggttgtcagcaaagtcatgacatttttttctagGTTTTTCAAAAATcgtttatttatataaagaatgAATGTCAGTGATATATTGCCCATTTGGCTTGATAACCTTTTGTCATCTTTTGGTGAACTTCATAATTTCCCATTCATAAAAGGACCTGTCTTTATCCGTGCAAAACTGATTAAGATGCTGATTTATAGCCTCATCTGAATTGAATGTTATTCCATGCAAGGAGTACTGATGAGAGCCAAAACAGTGTTAGTCTGATGGTGCAAGGTCAGCCGAATTAGAAGGGGAGAGACATACACATGCAGCTCTaattcaccgtttgtgaagctcccttccccctacaggtggagactgagggcttgaacctgggtctttgtgcattataaggtATGCACTCagctagatgcaccactgcccacccctgtGAAGTGCCAATTAATTCTGATGGGTAATCAAACTTGCGTGTGGTCTCACATTATTGCGATGCAACACAACTCCTTTACGATTAACAAGTTCTGGATGTTTCTGGATGATGGATTTATTCAAATTGTCCAATTGCCAACAGTATACACTTGAATTGTTTGGTTCTCTAGTAGGAGCTCAAAAACAGGCCACCTTTAAAATCCCACCACACTGAGAGCATGAATTTCCTTTGATGGATGTCTGCTTTCGATGTCATTTGAGGCGAATCATCCTGTCAGGACCAAGACCATTTTGCACACCACGTTATTGTAAACAATCCACTTCTCATCACCAGTGATCAGTTGCTTCAAAAAAGGATCTCTTTCTTCTCATCTAATGAGTGCATTGCAGATACTTATATGCACTGTCAAATGAACTTCTTTGAGCTCATGAGGGACTCAAGTATCAAGCTTGCTTACATATCGCAGCTTCTTCAGGTGGTCGTGAACGCTTGCAAGATAGATGTTCAGTGTTGCTGCAATCTCTCAAGACATGTAACATGGGTTTAACCTGGTCAATGCCTTAATTTTCTCGTCATCAACCTCTCTGAGCCTGCCTGACTGAGAAGCCTTGTTGAGATCAAAATCGCCAGCACGGAATCCCATAGACTACTGCTGACACTGACACTCTGGTAGAACACTGTCACCATAAACTTCAAGCAACTAGCTTCACCTGAGTTCTTCCTTTTAGGGAAGCAAAACATTAAGATATGGCGAAATGCAAAGTATGGTCCTCTATCTTCAATTTgttataaaatctccaaatctcaACCAAATCACTCAATTCCCACCCCTCTCCACctcacggttatcactggggctcagtgcctgcactacatatccactaatcctggaggctatttttttccttttgctgcccttgttgtttattgttggtgttggataagagagagaaatctagagaggagcagaagacagagagggggagagaaagatagatacctacagacctgcttcaccgcttgtgaggcaaacccccacaggtggggagccgaaggctccaactgggatccttgcgccagtccttgcacttcacgccctGCGCACttaacctctgtgctaccgcccagcccttttatttatttattttttttagcgaAGCTAGAACTGTCACCTGTCAAATGACATGCAATTAACATATTGAGTTGTAGGAAAAGTCATGGTGcatttttgcagagaaaaataggtcatgacttttccaacaacccaatagcaaTCTTTAAAGAACTTAATACTTACTACAGATGACTATAAAAAATTTtcaaggggctgggaggtggctcatctggctgagtgtacatgttacagtgcacaaggacatgggttcaagcgcctagtcctcacttgcaggaggagagctttatGAACACTGAAGCAGTGTAGCAGCTGTTtcgctctccttttctttctttcttttttaaatttttatttatagaatggaaacactgacaagaccataggataagagaggtacaactccacataactcccaccaccagaactccgtatcccattccctcccgatagctttcctattctttttttttttttttaagaaaggagacattaacaaaaccatagaataagaggggtcgctctccttttctacctcttccttccctcaatttctctgttctatccaaaataaataaataaaacctcattgaatgaattcttcaaaacaaaagcaacttggtgtactgcaccaaagtaaagtactctgggtgtgtgtgtgtgtgtgtgtgtgtgtgtgtctgctctgatcctgaaacatgatggcagaggagggcggAGTGGGAGTGGAGAACTAGactcttatatggaaaactgagaaatgccacacatgtaccaactactgtattttactgtcaactgtaagccattaaatctccccaataaagaaaaatgaatccaCCATCAACATTCACAAGCGTATCCATGGAGCGGGCTTCAGGAAGTATGCACCTCTGggggggtggtagtgcacttggttaagcacatagtatgaagtggcaagactggctcaaggatcctgattcaagcccctggctcctcacctgcagggggatcgcttcacaagtggcaaagcaggtctgcaggtgtctctctctctctctctctctctctctctctctctctctccctttcttccctcctctctcaatttctctctgtcctatacaataaaatggaaaaaatggtggccaggagcagtggattcatagtgtaggcgctgaggcccagcaataaccctggaggcaaagcaaaacaaaagcaaCACCTCTAGCACTCAGAGATCTGGAAATTTGCCATAAGGTAGATGAGCACTCCAGCCGTGCACACTGACACCAGGCTCAGTAAAGCTgtctgcaccaaaggaaaaaggaCTGTCCCATACATTTACATGTCCAGAAAATATAATGAGAATGAAGGTTCACTAAACAAGCTCTACACACTGGGTTACCTATATCCCCATCACTGCTTTAAAAAATCTACGGATAATCAATGTGGTTGAGAACTAAATACTAAATGTCAAATATGATTATAGCAccacatgtaaataaataaaactttcccTTTCAGAAAAATGTTAATGACCAAAGAAAAAAGTTTTGATATGGATACAGCCAACATCGTCTTACACCATCTGACTTACCTTATGTAGCATTATCGCCACAAACACAATTAACTGAACACTTGTCTGTGAAGTAGAGGCTGCTGCTCCCAAAGCAACACCGTCAGCTGAATTTGGAAAAAGTGAAATGTAAGATACTATAGatgacaacaactataacaatttGGTGATTGAGACTACGAATTTTAAGAATCAAGTAGAATTCAATTTAATTTCTGGGATGTttagtatttcttctttttaaagaaagatggagttaaatatatatatttacttatttattaatcagagagacagagaaccaaagcatcactctggcatacgcaatgctggggatggaactcagaacctcatgcttataagtccAGTATTCTACttgctgggccacctcccaggctgctgttAGCCTTTTTGAATCCAAGAATTCTCATCTCTAATATGAATTCAACAGTGTATGTATTCTTTGGGTTTTCATGATGGCTACACAGGGCTTAGCACCAGGCCCAGGACATTAAATATGTCAGCTGTtgttatgggaaaagtataatgTTCACAAATTCATTGATTAGTAGCCCAGAAGGTAGAATGTTGGGCATGTATgcatatgaggtcctgagctcaatctctAGCATCTTACATGCCGGACTGATGAGCTCGCTCTCTTTCTAGGCTCCTTCTCTCAAAAtacataatcttttaaaaaaattcattaaattggggagtcgggctgtagtgcagcgggctaagcgcaggtggcgcaaagcacaaggaccggcataaggatccctgttcgaaccccggctccccacctgcaggggagtcgcttcacaggcggtgaagcaggtctgcaggtgtctgtctttctctcctcctctctgtcttcccctccctctctccatttctctctgtcctatccaacaacgacaacaacaataataactacaacaataaaacaagggcaacaaaagggaatcaataaataaaataaatatttaaaaaaattcattaaattGTAGTAGCAGAAAAATATCAAAGGAAGTAcctctgaattttttaaatgaaaaaaaataatagacctCAGAGATGATTCATCATAGAGTAAATATTGGCTAaatggatttttgttgttgttagaaaagCATgatataaggggccaggtggtggtgcacctggttgatcgcacacaTCACGGTgcgaaaagacccaggttcaagccctttgtccctacctgcagggggaaaactttacaagaggaagcagggctgcaggtgtctatctcctcctctcctttcaatttctcagactctatccaatattaaataaacgattcttaaaaaaagaaaaaaggatgatATATATCTTGGTTAAGAATTAGGGAGATCTAAGTAACGATGTGCTACCTTCTATGCTACTGATAGAATCCCACTactagaaaagtcatgatatgtttttctttttcttaaagatttttaaaaaatattttttttatttattccttttgttgcccttgttgtgttttattgttgtagttattattgatgtcattgttgtataggacagagaaaaatggagagaggaggggaagacagagagggggagagaaagatagacacctgcagacctgcttcactgcttgtgaagcgactcccccacaggtggggagctggggctcgaaccggtatccttctgctggtgcttgcactttgtgccatgtgcacttaaccctctgtgctaccgcccaactcccttcttaaaagattttttaaactttatttaatttgataggacagagaaatagcgagagggaagtgggagagagagacaaataggtccagccctgcttcaccacttgttaagcttacCTTCTGtaggtgggtccttgcacgtggtgacatgtgtgcttagccaggtgtgccaccacccagcccctctgtttttctatgcacaaATATGTCCTGACTTTTcttcccaacaacccaataatagAAGGCCTA
This DNA window, taken from Erinaceus europaeus chromosome 16, mEriEur2.1, whole genome shotgun sequence, encodes the following:
- the SLC39A9 gene encoding zinc transporter ZIP9 isoform X2, whose amino-acid sequence is MLLVDQIGSSHVHSTDDPEAARSSTSKITTTLGLVVHAAADGVALGAAASTSQTSVQLIVFVAIMLHKAPAAFGLVSFLMHAGLERNRIRKHLLVFALAAPAMSMMTYLGLSKSSKEALSEVNATGVAMLFSAGTFLYVATVHVLPEVGGIGHSHKTDPAGGKGLSRLEVAALVLGCLIPLILSVGHQH